One Malania oleifera isolate guangnan ecotype guangnan chromosome 10, ASM2987363v1, whole genome shotgun sequence genomic region harbors:
- the LOC131165634 gene encoding uncharacterized protein LOC131165634 isoform X2, translated as MQISALPLLFLLSSLFSSSIAGFEPAPSPVSGDGDGSPAVNPSPPTAALSEPPAPAESLRGKYGAPVPEPVKKEESEDGGSDEIPASSAEEDTESATVRWCAVREEFVNCQHFVSLFAQSDGYTWKCVQRDTTLECLDSIKKGQADVINLEAGLAYFAFINYSMKAIANEVYCNSAESYEAVAVVSREACMANRDITLMDFKGLRSCHGGYSTAAGWNYPIAHIRTSVYSEKKNDWELAASFFTEVCAPSELEFEGLGFDQNSSCQSNSVYFGHSGAFRCLLEELGDIAFVKGDTALLYSMEGPHNQSWSTKSLRDFMYLCPKGGCREINGYPGTCSLGTVPANVVMGSNSILNKKRLVILQTLLNSTTWVDASYTGEGHIISPSTQALAAVKQLTRSYLGKSALISQSIQELNQVNLSTVNNNSDIGSSLHINHVNVITIVSILTVLTLPVSVLF; from the exons ATGCAGATCTCTGCTCTCCCCCTTCTCTTCCTCCTCTCCTCCCTCTTCTCCTCTTCCATTGCAG GTTTCGAGCCGGCGCCATCGCCGGTATCGGGCGATGGAGATGGATCGCCCGCGGTCAATCCCTCTCCTCCGACAGCGGCATTGTCAGAGCCGCCCGCGCCGGCGGAGTCACTCCGGGGTAAGTACGGAGCTCCGGTGCCTGAACCGGTGAAGAAGGAAGAAAGTGAAGACGGCGGCTCGGACGAGATCCCGGCGAGTTCCGCGGAAGAGGACACGGAATCTGCTACGGTGAGGTGGTGCGCTGTGCGGGAGGAGTTCGTGAACTGTCAACATTTTGTGAGTCTATTTGCCCAATCAGATGGTTACACGTGGAAATG CGTTCAAAGAGATACAACCCTAGAGTGCCTGGATTCTATAAAGAAAGGCCAAGCGGATGTAATAAATCTGGAAGCAGGACTTGCCTACTTTGCATTcatcaactactccatgaaagCCATTGCTAATGAAGTTTACTGCAACAGTGCTGAGAGCTATGAAGCGGTTGCAGTGGTAAGCAGGGAGGCCTGCATGGCCAACAGGGACATTACTCTAATGGATTTCAAGGGCCTTAGGTCTTGCCATGGAGGATACTCCACAGCTGCAGGCTGGAACTATCCCATTGCTCATATACGAACATCGGTCTATTCTGAGAAAAAGAATGACTGGGAACTTGCTGCGAGTTTCTTCACTGAGGTCTGTGCTCCAtctgagttagagtttgaaggaCTGGGCTTTGATCAGAACAGCTCCTGCCAATCAAACAGTGTGTACTTTGGTCACTCCGGGGCTTTTAGGTGCCTACTGGAGGAATTAGGGGACATTGCATTTGTCAAAGGTGACACTGCTCTGCTTTACTCCATGGAAGGGCCTCATAACCAGTCATGGTCTACAAAGTCCCTAAGAGATTTCAT GTATCTTTGTCCAAAAGGGGGCTGCAGAGAAATCAATGGCTATCCAGGAACCTGTTC CCTTGGCACTGTTCCAGCTAATGTGGTAATGGGGAGTAACTCCATTTTGAATAAGAAGAGATTGGTCATTTTGCAAACCTTGCTCAACTCCACCACCTGGGTTGATGCTAGTTATACAGGAGAAGGCCACATTATTAGTCCAAG tACTCAAGCATTAGCTGCAGTGAAACAGCTTACAAGGTCATACCTTGGGAAATCAGCTTTAATTTCGCAAAGCATACAAGAACTAAACCAGGTCAACCTATCTACAGTAAATAATAATTCAG ACATTGGATCATCTTTGCACATTAACCATGTGAACGTCATCACAATCGTCTCAATCTTGACAGTGCTCACGTTACCAGTCAGTGTTCTCTTCTAG
- the LOC131165634 gene encoding uncharacterized protein LOC131165634 isoform X1: MQISALPLLFLLSSLFSSSIAGFEPAPSPVSGDGDGSPAVNPSPPTAALSEPPAPAESLRGKYGAPVPEPVKKEESEDGGSDEIPASSAEEDTESATVRWCAVREEFVNCQHFVSLFAQSDGYTWKCVQRDTTLECLDSIKKGQADVINLEAGLAYFAFINYSMKAIANEVYCNSAESYEAVAVVSREACMANRDITLMDFKGLRSCHGGYSTAAGWNYPIAHIRTSVYSEKKNDWELAASFFTEVCAPSELEFEGLGFDQNSSCQSNSVYFGHSGAFRCLLEELGDIAFVKGDTALLYSMEGPHNQSWSTKSLRDFMYLCPKGGCREINGYPGTCSLGTVPANVVMGSNSILNKKRLVILQTLLNSTTWVDASYTGEGHIISPSTQALAAVKQLTRSYLGKSALISQSIQELNQVNLSTVNNNSVLLPDIGSSLHINHVNVITIVSILTVLTLPVSVLF, translated from the exons ATGCAGATCTCTGCTCTCCCCCTTCTCTTCCTCCTCTCCTCCCTCTTCTCCTCTTCCATTGCAG GTTTCGAGCCGGCGCCATCGCCGGTATCGGGCGATGGAGATGGATCGCCCGCGGTCAATCCCTCTCCTCCGACAGCGGCATTGTCAGAGCCGCCCGCGCCGGCGGAGTCACTCCGGGGTAAGTACGGAGCTCCGGTGCCTGAACCGGTGAAGAAGGAAGAAAGTGAAGACGGCGGCTCGGACGAGATCCCGGCGAGTTCCGCGGAAGAGGACACGGAATCTGCTACGGTGAGGTGGTGCGCTGTGCGGGAGGAGTTCGTGAACTGTCAACATTTTGTGAGTCTATTTGCCCAATCAGATGGTTACACGTGGAAATG CGTTCAAAGAGATACAACCCTAGAGTGCCTGGATTCTATAAAGAAAGGCCAAGCGGATGTAATAAATCTGGAAGCAGGACTTGCCTACTTTGCATTcatcaactactccatgaaagCCATTGCTAATGAAGTTTACTGCAACAGTGCTGAGAGCTATGAAGCGGTTGCAGTGGTAAGCAGGGAGGCCTGCATGGCCAACAGGGACATTACTCTAATGGATTTCAAGGGCCTTAGGTCTTGCCATGGAGGATACTCCACAGCTGCAGGCTGGAACTATCCCATTGCTCATATACGAACATCGGTCTATTCTGAGAAAAAGAATGACTGGGAACTTGCTGCGAGTTTCTTCACTGAGGTCTGTGCTCCAtctgagttagagtttgaaggaCTGGGCTTTGATCAGAACAGCTCCTGCCAATCAAACAGTGTGTACTTTGGTCACTCCGGGGCTTTTAGGTGCCTACTGGAGGAATTAGGGGACATTGCATTTGTCAAAGGTGACACTGCTCTGCTTTACTCCATGGAAGGGCCTCATAACCAGTCATGGTCTACAAAGTCCCTAAGAGATTTCAT GTATCTTTGTCCAAAAGGGGGCTGCAGAGAAATCAATGGCTATCCAGGAACCTGTTC CCTTGGCACTGTTCCAGCTAATGTGGTAATGGGGAGTAACTCCATTTTGAATAAGAAGAGATTGGTCATTTTGCAAACCTTGCTCAACTCCACCACCTGGGTTGATGCTAGTTATACAGGAGAAGGCCACATTATTAGTCCAAG tACTCAAGCATTAGCTGCAGTGAAACAGCTTACAAGGTCATACCTTGGGAAATCAGCTTTAATTTCGCAAAGCATACAAGAACTAAACCAGGTCAACCTATCTACAGTAAATAATAATTCAG TTCTCTTACCAGACATTGGATCATCTTTGCACATTAACCATGTGAACGTCATCACAATCGTCTCAATCTTGACAGTGCTCACGTTACCAGTCAGTGTTCTCTTCTAG
- the LOC131165633 gene encoding chlorophyll a-b binding protein 6, chloroplastic — translation MASNALMGCGVAAAACPSLLSSSKSKFATSVSLPTPGGSTAASGRFTMSSADWMPGQPRPPYLDGSAPGDFGFDPLRLGQVPENLERFKESELIHCRWAMLAVPGILVPEALGLGNWVKAQEWAAIPGGQATYLGNPVPWGTLPTILVIEFLSIAFVEHQRSMEKDPEKKKYPGGAFDPLGYSKDPAKFEEYKVKEIKNGRLALLAFVGFCVQQSAYPGTGPLENLATHLADPWHNNIGDVIIPRSVMG, via the exons ATGGCCTCCAACGCGTTGATGGGTTGCGGCGTCGCCGCCGCCGCTTGCCCCTCACTCCTCTCCTCTTCCAAGTCTAAATTCGCCACCTCAGTGTCTTTGCCCACTCCCGGCGGCTCCACAGCCGCGTCCGGCCGCTTCACCATGTCCAGCGCCGATTGGATGCCCGGCCAGCCCCGCCCACCCTATCTCGATGGCTCTGCACCCGG TGACTTTGGATTCGACCCCCTCCGCCTGGGGCAAGTCCCGGAAAACCTTGAGAGATTCAAGGAGTCCGAACTCATTCACTGCAGATGGGCTATGCTTGCCGTG CCGGGGATACTGGTGCCGGAGGCCTTGGGGTTGGGGAACTGGGTGAAGGCGCAAGAGTGGGCGGCGATACCGGGAGGGCAGGCGACGTACCTGGGGAACCCTGTTCCGTGGGGTACCCTCCCCACCATTTTGGTCATCGAGTTCCTGTCCATAGCCTTCGTGGAGCACCAGCGCAGCATGGAGAAAGACCCGGAGAAGAAGAAGTACCCCGGCGGAGCTTTCGATCCATTGGGCTACTCCAAAGACCCCGCCAAGTTCGAAGAATACAAGGTTAAAGAGATCAAAAATG GGCGCCTGGCGTTGTTGGCATTCGTGGGGTTCTGCGTTCAGCAGTCGGCGTACCCGGGAACAGGGCCATTGGAGAATTTGGCAACTCACTTGGCTGATCCATGGCACAACAACATTGGAGATGTGATTATTCCCAGATCAGTTATGGGTTAA